From the genome of Vibrio navarrensis, one region includes:
- the phaC gene encoding class I poly(R)-hydroxyalkanoic acid synthase yields the protein MLQHFFSDYLVKLQETNQKWWQDFEASKAAVNSPLNKAMQEVNFEDAARFVEKAANQPAALLKLQTQWWEQQLQIWQNVALSGNTQSVIEAEQGDKRFSNEAWQAEAMYSFIKQSYLLFSKTYMDTIDAIEGLDEKTKERISFFSRQAINALSPSNFIATNPELLKLTIEKNGENLLTGLELLKEDVAASADILKIRMTNNNAFRLGADIATTPGDVVYQNELFELIQYRPMTEQVNATPLLIVPPFINKYYILDLTAKNSMVRWLLEQGHSVFMISWRNPGPAQANVEFGDYVTEGVVKAVTAIEEITGQEEINAAGYCIGGTVLACTVGYYAAKRMKKRIKSATFFTTLLDFSQPGEVGAYINDTIISAIEAQNTAKGYMDGRSLSVTFSLLRENSLYWNYYVDNYLKGSSPVDFDLLYWNSDSTNVAATTHNFMLRELYLNNKLVEERGVKVGGVWIDLNKIRIPSYFISTKEDHIALWQGTYRGALNMGGNKTFVLGESGHIAGIVNHPAKNKYGYWLNDNLDESAEEWLSNAQRKDGSWWTHWDQWLQQYNPQEKVAPYRQGSELNPILKEAPGEYVKQVLPILK from the coding sequence ATGTTGCAACACTTCTTTTCGGACTATCTTGTAAAGCTCCAAGAGACCAATCAAAAATGGTGGCAAGACTTTGAAGCAAGCAAGGCAGCCGTCAATTCTCCTTTGAACAAGGCAATGCAAGAAGTGAACTTTGAGGATGCGGCAAGATTTGTTGAAAAAGCGGCAAATCAGCCTGCAGCATTGCTGAAGTTGCAGACGCAGTGGTGGGAACAACAACTGCAAATTTGGCAAAATGTGGCGCTTTCCGGCAACACTCAAAGTGTTATTGAAGCTGAGCAGGGAGACAAACGTTTCTCTAATGAAGCTTGGCAAGCAGAAGCGATGTACAGCTTCATCAAACAGTCCTACCTGCTGTTTAGCAAAACGTACATGGATACCATCGATGCCATTGAAGGGCTCGATGAGAAAACCAAAGAACGGATCAGTTTCTTCTCTCGCCAAGCAATTAACGCGCTTTCACCGTCGAATTTTATCGCAACCAACCCTGAGTTGCTTAAGCTAACGATTGAGAAAAATGGCGAAAATCTGCTCACTGGATTGGAGCTACTCAAAGAGGATGTGGCTGCGAGTGCGGATATCCTTAAAATTCGCATGACCAACAATAACGCGTTCCGTCTCGGAGCCGATATCGCGACCACGCCGGGTGATGTGGTCTATCAGAATGAACTGTTTGAGTTGATTCAATATCGCCCCATGACAGAGCAAGTCAATGCCACCCCGCTGTTGATCGTCCCGCCGTTTATCAATAAATACTACATCCTTGATTTAACCGCTAAGAACTCGATGGTTCGCTGGCTTTTAGAGCAAGGCCACAGTGTATTTATGATCTCTTGGCGTAACCCTGGTCCAGCGCAGGCGAACGTTGAGTTTGGCGACTACGTGACCGAAGGTGTGGTCAAAGCAGTGACCGCAATTGAAGAGATCACAGGTCAAGAAGAGATCAACGCAGCAGGGTATTGTATTGGTGGAACGGTACTGGCGTGTACGGTGGGTTACTACGCGGCGAAGCGGATGAAAAAACGCATTAAGTCGGCGACCTTTTTCACTACGCTTTTGGATTTCTCTCAGCCTGGCGAAGTAGGTGCTTACATTAACGACACCATCATCAGTGCAATTGAAGCGCAAAATACCGCTAAGGGTTATATGGATGGTCGTTCGCTCAGTGTGACATTCAGTTTGCTGCGGGAAAATAGCTTGTACTGGAACTACTACGTGGATAACTACCTCAAAGGCAGTAGTCCGGTAGATTTCGATCTTCTGTACTGGAATAGCGACAGCACCAACGTTGCCGCAACCACGCACAATTTTATGTTGCGTGAACTATATCTCAACAACAAGTTGGTTGAGGAACGTGGTGTCAAGGTTGGCGGCGTGTGGATCGATCTGAATAAGATCCGCATCCCAAGCTACTTTATCTCCACTAAGGAAGATCATATCGCCTTATGGCAAGGAACCTATCGCGGTGCTTTGAATATGGGCGGCAACAAAACCTTTGTTCTTGGTGAGTCTGGGCACATTGCAGGTATTGTTAATCATCCGGCGAAAAACAAGTATGGTTATTGGCTGAATGATAATCTTGATGAATCGGCAGAAGAGTGGTTGAGCAATGCACAGCGCAAAGACGGCTCTTGGTGGACTCATTGGGACCAATGGTTGCAGCAGTACAATCCGCAAGAAAAAGTCGCGCCTTATCGACAAGGCTCTGAACTCAACCCCATCCTCAAAGAGGCACCGGGTGAGTATGTTAAGCAAGTCCTACCTATTTTAAAGTAA
- a CDS encoding LexA family protein, with product MSGKYTKKQGQYLAYIYYYTKVNGRAPAHADLQDYFEVSPPSVHQMLLKLEERGLITKEAGVSRSIKVAIDVKELPLDW from the coding sequence ATGTCTGGAAAATACACCAAAAAACAAGGGCAGTATCTGGCCTATATTTACTACTACACCAAAGTGAATGGACGAGCGCCAGCTCATGCAGATCTACAAGATTACTTTGAGGTATCACCACCAAGTGTTCATCAGATGTTATTGAAGCTTGAAGAGCGTGGATTGATAACGAAAGAAGCTGGTGTCAGCCGAAGTATCAAGGTGGCTATTGATGTAAAAGAGCTACCATTGGATTGGTAG
- a CDS encoding IS630 family transposase: MNISYRVELTCEEIAELNELTSKGKHNARKLKRAQILLLANHRQHTDAEICQLLNTSTSTVYRTKRGFVEEGLQSALEEGKRRGQPKALSSSEEATLITIACTKPPEGVARWTLSLIADRLIALTDLESISLETIRSRLKENQLKPWQKKMWCIGQLNADFIAQMEEVLELYAQPANPKEPVINFDEAMKQMISHTREPISAKPGQPERIDYEYRREAVANIFLMYDRHNGWRHAKATKTKKFEDFAWCMKELVDEHYPDAEQIHVVLDNFTTHKAGALYHTFPAGEARRILRKITFHYTPPHASWLNMVEIEIGVMNQQCLNRRIGSWEELHRELKAWETMRNTEKASIEWLFDVDKARNKLHRAYDELTIQN, encoded by the coding sequence ATGAATATTTCCTACCGTGTTGAACTGACTTGTGAAGAAATTGCTGAACTTAACGAACTCACCAGTAAAGGTAAGCACAACGCCAGAAAGCTAAAACGTGCCCAAATCCTTTTACTGGCAAATCACAGGCAACATACAGACGCTGAAATATGTCAGCTCTTAAACACCAGTACTTCAACGGTCTATAGAACCAAACGCGGTTTTGTTGAAGAAGGCCTGCAATCTGCCCTGGAAGAAGGAAAACGTCGTGGGCAGCCGAAGGCATTAAGCTCAAGCGAGGAAGCCACGCTTATCACTATCGCCTGTACCAAGCCACCTGAAGGGGTCGCTCGCTGGACGCTTTCTTTAATTGCAGACAGGCTGATTGCTTTGACGGACTTAGAAAGTATTTCTCTGGAAACAATCCGCTCACGACTTAAGGAAAATCAACTCAAACCATGGCAGAAGAAAATGTGGTGCATTGGTCAACTCAATGCGGACTTCATTGCACAGATGGAAGAAGTTTTGGAGTTGTATGCTCAACCTGCCAACCCCAAAGAGCCGGTCATTAACTTCGATGAGGCCATGAAGCAGATGATTTCCCATACAAGAGAGCCTATTTCAGCTAAACCTGGACAACCAGAACGCATCGATTATGAATATCGCAGGGAAGCGGTAGCGAATATCTTCCTGATGTATGACCGACATAATGGTTGGCGACATGCGAAAGCAACAAAAACCAAAAAGTTCGAAGACTTTGCTTGGTGCATGAAAGAGTTAGTTGATGAACATTACCCGGATGCAGAGCAAATTCATGTTGTATTAGACAATTTTACCACTCACAAGGCTGGCGCACTTTATCACACGTTCCCTGCGGGAGAGGCTCGTCGAATATTAAGGAAAATCACTTTCCACTATACCCCTCCTCATGCCAGTTGGCTCAACATGGTGGAGATTGAGATCGGCGTTATGAATCAGCAATGCCTTAATCGACGTATCGGGAGTTGGGAGGAATTACATCGGGAACTTAAAGCTTGGGAGACTATGCGCAATACAGAGAAAGCATCCATTGAATGGTTGTTTGATGTAGACAAAGCCCGGAACAAACTTCACCGGGCTTATGATGAACTAACCATTCAAAACTAA
- a CDS encoding outer membrane beta-barrel protein: protein MERVLGGSLGMATFKNAAGNANTSYGSGSMDLELEDDQSVAGSIYGGYQFNSFLAIEGAIGGYDALEDTYVTVGNMHFLSIQPKLSFALMDTFDLYAKAGLAYFNAEFKVANALLNQPGYTTLSDSTVTGMYGLGAELKISPKFHIRASWDFMRPELDVVKVGAEKVTIESDISVFSLGASYHF, encoded by the coding sequence ATGGAAAGGGTACTAGGTGGCTCACTGGGTATGGCGACGTTCAAAAATGCAGCAGGTAACGCCAACACTAGCTATGGCTCTGGCTCAATGGACCTGGAACTGGAAGATGACCAAAGTGTGGCAGGCAGCATCTATGGTGGTTATCAATTCAACTCATTCTTGGCTATCGAGGGGGCGATCGGCGGTTACGATGCGCTAGAAGATACTTATGTCACTGTTGGCAATATGCACTTTTTGTCCATTCAACCTAAGTTGTCATTTGCCCTAATGGATACTTTTGATCTGTATGCCAAGGCGGGCCTTGCCTACTTTAACGCTGAGTTTAAGGTTGCTAACGCATTGCTCAATCAACCGGGGTACACCACATTGTCTGACAGTACGGTCACAGGCATGTACGGTTTGGGTGCAGAGCTGAAAATTTCACCAAAATTCCATATTCGCGCCTCTTGGGATTTCATGCGTCCGGAACTGGACGTTGTTAAAGTGGGCGCTGAAAAAGTGACCATTGAATCGGACATCAGTGTTTTTTCATTGGGCGCAAGTTACCACTTTTAA
- a CDS encoding ABC transporter substrate-binding protein, whose protein sequence is MNRYERYHCYQVILDELEHVLSTSRRNVSIILKNLSDLGWIEWRPSVGRGKASQLIIRNSLSDALLQVLKEELKQGRFQLITRLLELYGVTTVNALALATEEQNDWNEANSELLITHYPWVDSVDPQHTVRHAELHIVRSIYDTLLKQNVEGKLKPSIAHAWQMEGKTLTLWLRPDIQRHDGKRLTASDVVWSLTRLLDDGPVAHLFEQVESITALSLSQIQVVLKRANTLFPYILAMPHASIVCPDIIQFDAKHRYYLGTGPFRLHDWNEEHLVLKRHEHYFAESALLRQITLSHADDTLTHVMSFNRPEGKTETTMLSAFSYLTYNQRAQAGITQEDWHKLFAYLQHFKGQYAPKRAVSGLCSQSEMALISSLSTPQLRGTLVLAEPKWTLPYLQATADWLHQAIRATGLTLQVLELTEISHPESVRAEADLLLIEEVIESPLEYGVYEWLLIASGLRFIFIEHEWLMHHEKIAAAVAADNPVEGLADIEQALYQHKRILPLFAGKEAITKARQVKGIQVKKTGYSDFYQLWIGDPRVVN, encoded by the coding sequence TTGAATCGATATGAGCGCTATCATTGTTATCAAGTGATTCTGGATGAACTGGAGCACGTTTTGTCGACTTCGCGACGAAACGTCTCGATTATTCTGAAAAATTTATCCGATTTGGGGTGGATCGAGTGGCGCCCATCGGTCGGACGTGGCAAAGCGAGTCAACTGATCATCCGCAATTCACTAAGTGATGCCCTACTGCAAGTTTTAAAAGAGGAGCTCAAACAAGGGCGCTTTCAACTGATCACGCGCTTATTGGAGCTTTACGGTGTTACCACGGTAAACGCGCTAGCGTTAGCGACGGAAGAACAGAATGACTGGAATGAAGCTAACAGCGAGTTACTTATTACCCACTACCCTTGGGTTGACTCGGTCGATCCACAGCATACGGTGCGCCATGCTGAGCTGCATATAGTTCGCAGCATCTATGACACGCTCTTAAAGCAAAATGTGGAAGGCAAGCTCAAACCCTCTATTGCTCATGCTTGGCAAATGGAAGGTAAAACCCTCACGCTTTGGTTGCGCCCGGACATTCAACGTCATGACGGCAAAAGGCTGACTGCTTCTGATGTGGTGTGGAGCTTGACGCGTTTGTTGGATGACGGACCGGTTGCCCACCTATTTGAACAAGTGGAAAGCATCACAGCGCTTAGTTTATCGCAGATTCAGGTGGTGTTAAAAAGGGCAAATACGTTGTTCCCTTATATCTTGGCCATGCCCCATGCGTCGATTGTTTGTCCTGATATCATCCAATTTGATGCAAAACATCGTTATTATCTCGGCACAGGCCCGTTTCGTCTTCATGACTGGAATGAGGAGCATTTGGTGCTAAAACGCCATGAGCACTACTTTGCGGAAAGCGCGCTGCTAAGGCAGATTACTCTCTCGCATGCCGATGACACTCTGACTCATGTGATGAGCTTTAATCGGCCAGAAGGAAAAACCGAGACGACCATGCTCAGTGCTTTCTCCTATCTGACTTACAATCAACGAGCGCAGGCGGGCATCACGCAGGAAGATTGGCATAAACTCTTTGCCTATCTACAGCACTTTAAAGGGCAATACGCGCCAAAACGTGCGGTGAGTGGTTTGTGCAGCCAAAGCGAAATGGCGCTGATTTCTTCGCTCTCTACTCCTCAGCTTCGCGGTACACTGGTGTTGGCCGAACCGAAATGGACCTTACCGTATTTGCAGGCCACAGCAGATTGGTTGCACCAAGCAATCCGAGCGACAGGTTTGACGCTGCAAGTACTGGAGCTCACTGAAATCAGCCACCCAGAATCGGTTCGAGCAGAGGCCGATTTGCTGCTGATTGAAGAGGTGATTGAATCTCCACTTGAGTATGGAGTATACGAGTGGTTGCTGATTGCATCCGGTTTGCGCTTTATTTTTATCGAGCACGAGTGGCTAATGCATCATGAGAAAATCGCTGCTGCGGTGGCTGCTGATAACCCTGTAGAGGGATTGGCGGACATTGAACAGGCGTTGTATCAGCACAAACGTATTTTACCTTTGTTTGCAGGTAAAGAAGCAATCACCAAGGCGCGGCAAGTAAAAGGGATTCAAGTTAAAAAGACGGGCTACAGTGATTTTTATCAACTGTGGATTGGTGACCCTAGGGTAGTGAATTAA
- a CDS encoding TIGR02808 family protein: MSTLESVIWHVLGYSAMPVIILAGFAGVAAMSLWLLSLSKDKEL, encoded by the coding sequence ATGAGTACATTAGAATCGGTTATTTGGCATGTTCTCGGCTACAGTGCCATGCCCGTAATTATTTTAGCTGGCTTTGCGGGTGTAGCCGCCATGTCACTATGGCTGCTATCACTTAGCAAAGACAAAGAGCTCTGA
- a CDS encoding NapC/NirT family cytochrome c, with product MKILKAFWKRLSTPSKAAAGVLLFMGFAGGLLFWGAFNTGMEATNSEAFCSGCHAPIVAEIQETIHYSNRSGVRAICSDCHVPHEWTDKIVRKVQASKELFAHFMGNIDTPEKFQARRAHLAEREWARLKGNDSLECRNCHQFEYMDFSEQSERSASQHSTALASGEKTCVDCHKGIAHKLPDMHGVEGWQ from the coding sequence ATGAAAATATTGAAAGCGTTTTGGAAGCGACTCAGCACTCCGAGCAAAGCGGCCGCTGGTGTGCTGCTGTTTATGGGATTTGCTGGCGGTCTGCTGTTTTGGGGCGCATTTAACACTGGGATGGAAGCGACCAACAGCGAAGCGTTCTGCTCGGGTTGCCACGCCCCGATTGTGGCGGAAATCCAAGAAACCATTCACTACTCGAACCGCTCTGGGGTGCGTGCGATCTGCTCTGACTGCCACGTACCGCACGAGTGGACAGACAAAATCGTGCGCAAAGTACAGGCGTCCAAAGAGCTGTTCGCCCACTTCATGGGTAACATTGATACACCGGAGAAGTTCCAAGCACGTCGCGCACATCTGGCTGAACGCGAGTGGGCACGGCTGAAAGGGAATGACTCGTTAGAGTGTCGCAACTGCCACCAGTTTGAATACATGGACTTTTCCGAGCAAAGCGAACGCAGTGCTAGCCAACACTCCACCGCGCTGGCTTCGGGTGAAAAAACCTGTGTTGATTGTCACAAAGGCATAGCCCACAAACTGCCTGACATGCATGGCGTTGAAGGCTGGCAGTAA
- a CDS encoding nitrate reductase cytochrome c-type subunit, producing the protein MKKLVMTLFSISALSLVALLSSVAQAELENPGGTGGLESLRGNTPLEDTRPADVMKKYPREQVLESDYVYQPPLIPHNIRSYEVSLNANKCLACHSWKNAKEMGATKISVTHYMNREDAVLADVSPRRYFCLQCHVPQASAKPLVENEFERVDSLRK; encoded by the coding sequence ATGAAAAAATTAGTCATGACGCTGTTTTCCATCAGCGCACTTTCTTTAGTTGCCCTGCTCAGCAGTGTTGCGCAGGCCGAGTTAGAAAACCCGGGAGGCACGGGCGGTCTTGAGTCCCTTCGTGGCAACACACCTTTAGAGGATACTCGCCCTGCTGATGTGATGAAAAAATACCCGCGTGAGCAAGTGTTAGAGAGTGATTACGTTTATCAGCCACCCTTGATCCCTCATAACATTCGCAGCTACGAAGTGTCACTCAATGCCAACAAGTGCCTTGCATGCCACAGCTGGAAAAATGCCAAAGAGATGGGCGCAACCAAGATCAGCGTGACCCACTATATGAACCGTGAAGATGCGGTGCTGGCCGATGTATCGCCGCGTCGCTACTTCTGCCTTCAGTGCCACGTGCCTCAGGCAAGCGCTAAACCGCTGGTCGAGAATGAATTTGAACGCGTTGACTCACTGCGTAAGTAG
- the napA gene encoding periplasmic nitrate reductase subunit alpha, translating to MKMTRRAFVKANAAASAAAVAGITLPASAANLIASSDQTAITWDKAPCRFCGTGCSVLIGTQNGKVVATQGDPEAPVNKGLNCIKGYFLSKIMYGQDRLTQPLLRMKDGKFAKDGDFTPVSWDMAFDVMAEKWKASLAKKGPTSVGMFGSGQWTVMEGYAAAKMMKAGFRSNNIDPNARHCMASAVVGFMRTFGMDEPMGCYDDFEHADAFVLWGSNMAEMHPVLWTRITDRRLSHPHVKVNVLSTYYHRSFELADTGCIFKPQTDLVIANYIANYIIQNDAINWDFVNKHTHFKQATTDIGYGLRDDHPLQKKAKHANSGDMQSINFEQYKASVAPYTLEKAAEMSGVPAEKLLILAKQYADPNTKVMSLWTMGMNQHTRGVWMQSLVYNLHLLTGKIATPGNSPFSLTGQPSACGTAREVGTFAHRLPADMVVANPKHRAIAEKIWKLPEGTIPPKPGFHAVLQDRMLNDGVLNCYWVQCNNNMQAGPNINGERLPGYRNPENFIVVSDPYPTATAQAADLILPTAMWIEKEGAYGNAERRTQVWYQQVKSVGQAKSDSWQVMEFSKRFKMEEVWPEELLAKMPQYRGKTMYEVLFTNGQVDQYPLFEARELNDDAHHFGFYVQKGLFEEYASFGRGHGHDLAPYDVYHQVRGLRWPVVDGKETKWRYKEGSDPYAKKGSGWDFYGKPDGKALIISAPYEAPPESPDAEFDMWLCTGRVLEHWHTGTMTRRVPELYKAVPDALCYIHPDDAKARGLRRGDEVLIANKRGEVRARVETRGRNRPPQGLVFVPFFDARILINKLILDATDPLSKQTDYKKCPVKITKVA from the coding sequence ATGAAAATGACAAGACGTGCGTTTGTAAAAGCAAACGCAGCAGCCTCAGCCGCGGCAGTCGCCGGAATTACCCTGCCCGCATCGGCAGCTAACCTGATCGCCAGCTCTGATCAAACCGCTATCACTTGGGACAAAGCGCCTTGTCGTTTCTGTGGCACGGGTTGTTCTGTTTTGATCGGCACACAAAACGGTAAAGTCGTCGCGACACAGGGCGATCCTGAAGCGCCGGTGAACAAAGGCTTGAACTGTATCAAAGGCTACTTCCTCTCGAAAATCATGTACGGGCAAGATCGTCTCACGCAACCTTTACTGCGCATGAAAGATGGCAAATTTGCCAAAGATGGCGATTTCACGCCCGTTTCTTGGGATATGGCGTTTGATGTCATGGCGGAAAAGTGGAAAGCGTCGCTGGCGAAAAAAGGCCCAACCAGCGTTGGTATGTTTGGATCTGGCCAGTGGACCGTGATGGAAGGCTACGCCGCTGCAAAAATGATGAAAGCGGGTTTTCGCTCCAATAACATCGACCCGAACGCGCGCCACTGCATGGCTTCGGCGGTGGTCGGTTTTATGCGCACGTTTGGCATGGATGAGCCGATGGGCTGCTATGACGACTTTGAGCACGCTGATGCCTTTGTGCTTTGGGGCTCGAACATGGCCGAGATGCACCCTGTGCTTTGGACTCGCATCACCGACCGTCGCCTCAGCCATCCACACGTGAAAGTGAACGTGCTGTCGACTTACTACCACCGTTCTTTTGAGCTGGCGGATACCGGTTGTATTTTTAAACCGCAGACCGATTTAGTCATTGCCAACTACATCGCCAACTACATCATCCAAAACGACGCCATTAACTGGGATTTCGTTAATAAACACACTCACTTTAAACAAGCCACTACCGATATTGGTTATGGCCTGCGTGACGACCATCCGCTACAGAAAAAAGCCAAACACGCCAACTCAGGCGATATGCAGTCGATCAATTTTGAGCAGTACAAAGCGTCTGTCGCGCCATATACACTGGAAAAAGCCGCAGAGATGTCTGGGGTTCCTGCCGAAAAACTGCTTATTTTGGCTAAACAGTATGCCGACCCAAATACCAAAGTGATGTCGCTTTGGACTATGGGTATGAACCAACATACGCGTGGCGTGTGGATGCAAAGCTTGGTGTATAACCTGCACTTGCTGACGGGCAAAATCGCCACTCCGGGCAACAGCCCATTCTCACTGACTGGTCAACCGTCGGCGTGTGGCACCGCGCGCGAAGTCGGCACCTTCGCTCACCGCTTGCCTGCCGATATGGTGGTCGCGAATCCAAAACACCGTGCCATCGCGGAGAAAATCTGGAAACTGCCTGAAGGCACTATTCCACCTAAACCGGGCTTCCATGCGGTATTGCAAGATCGCATGCTGAACGACGGCGTACTCAACTGCTACTGGGTACAATGTAACAACAACATGCAAGCGGGCCCAAATATCAATGGTGAACGTTTACCGGGCTATCGTAATCCTGAAAACTTCATCGTGGTATCCGATCCCTACCCAACCGCAACAGCGCAAGCGGCGGATCTGATCCTGCCAACCGCTATGTGGATCGAAAAAGAGGGCGCTTACGGTAACGCCGAGCGTCGTACCCAAGTTTGGTATCAACAAGTCAAAAGCGTTGGTCAGGCTAAATCGGACTCTTGGCAGGTGATGGAGTTCTCCAAACGCTTCAAGATGGAAGAAGTATGGCCAGAAGAGCTTTTGGCTAAGATGCCTCAATACCGTGGCAAAACCATGTATGAGGTACTGTTTACCAACGGTCAGGTTGACCAATATCCGCTTTTTGAAGCGCGCGAACTCAATGACGATGCGCACCACTTTGGTTTCTACGTACAAAAAGGGCTGTTTGAGGAGTACGCCAGCTTTGGTCGCGGCCATGGCCACGATTTAGCGCCGTACGATGTGTATCACCAAGTGCGTGGCCTGCGTTGGCCAGTGGTTGACGGTAAAGAGACCAAGTGGCGTTACAAAGAAGGTAGCGATCCTTACGCGAAGAAAGGCTCAGGTTGGGATTTCTACGGAAAACCGGATGGCAAAGCGCTGATCATTTCTGCTCCTTACGAAGCGCCACCTGAATCGCCGGATGCGGAATTCGACATGTGGCTATGTACTGGCCGTGTGCTGGAACACTGGCATACGGGAACCATGACTCGCCGCGTGCCTGAACTGTACAAAGCAGTGCCTGATGCGCTTTGTTACATCCATCCCGATGATGCCAAAGCGCGTGGATTACGCCGTGGTGATGAAGTGCTGATAGCCAATAAGCGCGGGGAAGTACGTGCTCGCGTTGAGACGCGTGGACGCAACCGCCCGCCACAAGGCTTGGTGTTCGTGCCGTTCTTTGATGCTCGCATTCTGATCAACAAGCTGATCTTAGATGCCACTGACCCACTGTCGAAACAAACCGACTATAAGAAGTGTCCGGTCAAGATCACTAAGGTCGCGTAA
- a CDS encoding chaperone NapD: protein MALNEVHISSLVVHVVADSLAVVKAQIEAMDNTEIYGDSPEGKIVVVLETVNQGFITDTIEAISHLPNVLSTVLVYHQIESLTDDKDEDTGTQQSQLEGEV from the coding sequence ATGGCGCTAAACGAAGTGCACATCTCAAGCTTAGTGGTCCATGTCGTCGCCGACTCTCTTGCTGTCGTCAAAGCGCAGATTGAAGCGATGGACAACACCGAGATTTATGGTGACAGCCCGGAAGGAAAAATTGTCGTGGTGCTTGAAACCGTCAATCAAGGTTTCATTACCGATACGATCGAAGCCATCAGCCACTTACCAAACGTTCTCAGCACCGTTCTGGTTTATCACCAGATTGAATCCTTAACGGATGACAAGGACGAAGACACTGGAACTCAACAATCCCAACTCGAGGGTGAAGTATGA
- the napF gene encoding ferredoxin-type protein NapF: MTDLSRRRFFTRHTANQEAVALPWLANRQRFSDECTRCGKCVSACETDIIVKGDGGFPRVDFTQGECTFCYQCAAACPEALFVSQENPPWSAKASIDDACLTKRNIECRSCAEACEPQAISFSLQIGKVAQAQLNLDECNGCGACVSICPASSIHVSTTN; encoded by the coding sequence GTGACCGATCTTTCCCGCCGTCGTTTTTTTACCCGACACACCGCCAATCAAGAGGCGGTTGCTCTGCCTTGGTTGGCAAATCGGCAGCGCTTTAGCGATGAGTGTACTCGTTGCGGGAAATGTGTTTCGGCCTGTGAAACAGACATCATAGTGAAAGGCGATGGCGGCTTTCCGCGTGTCGATTTCACCCAAGGCGAATGCACGTTTTGCTATCAATGTGCGGCGGCGTGCCCTGAAGCCTTGTTTGTCAGCCAAGAAAATCCACCTTGGTCAGCCAAAGCCAGCATTGATGATGCCTGTCTGACCAAACGCAATATTGAATGTCGTAGCTGCGCGGAGGCGTGCGAACCTCAGGCGATCAGTTTTTCTCTGCAAATCGGCAAAGTCGCACAAGCGCAATTGAATCTGGATGAATGTAACGGCTGCGGCGCTTGCGTCTCCATCTGCCCGGCATCATCCATCCATGTGAGCACAACTAATTAG